One Periophthalmus magnuspinnatus isolate fPerMag1 chromosome 15, fPerMag1.2.pri, whole genome shotgun sequence genomic window carries:
- the LOC117382851 gene encoding uncharacterized protein LOC117382851 — MDPAKEEVFSDPEETSDQSQDQDSAEEEDEDGQTFNTWMQRCRGETTEDEPVQEVIVQRGSTTGLDPPPPQMGRRASLPCPSTLSSMTLSRLHVSTAAPVTAKLLLRRSSSRRLLPSPQEVPPPPGERERRSSLALIHAPPTIQERPAPLDRVSIPQPKQSSERPSLLERRGHFRRRNVMSLSDADSVCLICHNDLKHGTGTRELQCAHSFHKECIEEYLWRKRQCPTCHVQVSLPQNLLWTSTLKVP; from the exons ATGGACCCTGccaaagaggaggtgttttcgGACCCAGAGGAGACATCAGATCAAAGCCAAGACCAGGACTCTgcggaggaagaggatgaagatGGCCAAACCTTTAACACCTGGATGCAGCGCTGCAGAGGAGAGACCACAGAGGATGAACCTGTTCAGGAAGTGATTGTGCAAAGAGGAAGTACAACTGGTCTGGACCCTCCCCCTCCACAAATGGGCCGCCGGGCCTCCCTCCCCTGTCCG tccactctctcctccatgACTCTGTCTCGGCTCCATGTCTCAACTGCGGCTCCAGTAACGGCGAAACTCCTCTTGCGCCGCTCATCTTCTCGTCGTTTGCTGCCATCACCACAGGAAGTCCCGCCCCctccaggagagagagagaggaggagttcGCTAGCCCTGATTCACGCCCCGCCTACCATCCAAGAGAGACCTGCCCCCCTCGACCGGGTATCAATCCCTCAACCCAAACAAAGTTCCGAGAGACCCAGCCTCCTGGAGAGGAGAGGTCACTTTAGGAGGAGGAACGTCATGTCTCTG AGCGATGCAGACAGTGTGTGTTTGATCTGCCACAACGACCTCAAACACGGAACGGGAACCAGAGAACTGCAGTGTGCACACAGCTTCCACAaggag TGTATAGAGGAGTACCTGTGGAGGAAACGGCAGTGTCCCACGTGTCATGTTCAGGTGTCTCTGCCTCAGAATCTGCTCTGGACCTCCACCCTCAAAGTACCCTAA
- the LOC117382460 gene encoding zinc finger protein 432-like: protein MALPLSHLRLQAPPLRLLLGAMWRVAQQQAYEHYGILEECVVAATESVPDLLSIKEKTVLLLALRTKIFLSDPDPSHLDRSKVSPVTDGEWDRSMSSLKDAVSKGLDPETLREVFGCEFDAALESLLCHFLSRLQQLLPVPDFAKVSSMLQDDWLKDCLQEVKSQQLKEFLANHSSVHNPTCPAPESKPEVVLKSAWQQLLSLQRMNEVSKTTNKKQETLKPTNQKRNLTTCTNQKSLEPKPVLPTANQTTVVTLLNQNFAFPLVLKQTPYFLFPTKNTPLSKVTSHSSSVSIPTNHSSPVSVSTNHSSHVFIPTNHSSPGSIPTNRKPSKSKLSKPKKRKQISMTNQTHPGCEVEIVINQRTDQSQLTSAPTKDQPAPSSSAVTVQSDAASSEAPQDSLSQNPRRLPQKCPQCGKCFFYRNQVLKHLESNRTCSVASHPIRALHCFQCPASFQTKVELLTHLRTHRAQFPALGQSRPKTGTGPGPKNETGSKTGTGLKTGLRARTGDTQQGAVKEAVQERPSFSCCLCDERFKHQTLLLSHLDQHALKGEEPRYDCLHCEQSFTGSTLLRIHQRTHVPRPFVCDVCGRSYASEVALTAHTKLHGEKRFLCHTCGRGFVSRVALRSHVRTHTGERPYTCTLCGRGFAFNAGLKVHLRRHLGDKPYTCSVCGKGFPSGGDLQAHARTHTGEKPYVCRECGKRFVVSTQLRAHRRTHTGEKPCACPECGKKFSRNFELKRHLRLHFNVRPFQCPHCPKAYTCTNHLRRHLRTHQG, encoded by the exons ATGG CTCTGCCCCTGTCTCACTTGCGGCTGCAGGCCCCGCCCCTGCGTCTACTGCTAGGCGCAATGTGGCGTGTTGCCCAGCAACAGGCCTATGAACATTATGGGATATTGGAGGAGTGTGTTGTTGCAGCAACAGAGTCAGTCCCCGATCTACTGTCAATCAAAGAGAAGACCGTCCTGCTGCTGGCTCTAAGGACCAAG ATCTTTCTCTCAGATCCAGACCCTTCTCATTTGGACCGGAGCAAAGTGTCTCCTGTGACA GATGGTGAGTGGGACAGATCCATGTCATCTCTGAAGGACGCTGTGTCAAAAGGGCTGGATCCAGAGACGCTCAGA GAAGTCTTTGGTTGTGAGTTTGATGCTGCTTTGGAGTCGCTTTTATGTCACTTCCTGTCCCGCCTCCAGCAGCTACTTCCTGTCCCTGATTTTGCAAag GTCTCTTCCATGCTCCAAGATGACTGGCTCAAAGACTGTTTACAGGAAGTGAAAAGTCAGCAGCTCAAGGAGTTTCTGGCCAATCACAGCTCAGTACACAATCCTACTTGTCCAG CTCCAGAGTCCAAGCCTGAGGTCGTTCTGAAATCTGCTTGGCAACAGCTACTGAGTTTACAGAGGATGAATGAGGTATCCAAAACGACCAACAAGAAACAAGAGACACTAAAACCTACCAATCAGAAACGAAATTTGACGACTTGTACCAATCAGAAGTCTTTAGAGCCCAAACCTGTGCTTCCAACGGCCAATCAAACAACGGTGGTCACGCTGTTGAACCAGAATTTCGCTTTTCCCCTTGTACTCAAACAGACACCATATTTCCTCTTTCCTACCAAGAACACTCCTTTGTCCAAGGTGACCAGTCACAGCTCTTCTGTGTCCATCCCGACCAATCACAGCTCTCCTGTGTCTGTCTCGACCAATCACAGCTCTCATGTGTTCATCCCAACCAATCACAGCTCTCCTGGGTCTATCCCGACCAATCGGAAGCCCTCAAAGTCCAAATTGTCAAAgcccaaaaaaagaaaacagattTCTATGACCAATCAGACACATCCTGGTTGTGAGGTGGAGATTGTGATTAATCAGaggactgaccaatcacagctaACCTCTGCCCCTACAAAGGACCAACCAGCGCCTTCCTCCTCTGCtgtgactgtccaatcagacgCAGCATCCTCAGAGGCTCCTCAGGACTCACTGTCCCAGAATCCTCGCCGTCTGCCTCAGAAATGTCCCCAATGTGGAAAGTGCTTCTTCTACCGCAATCAG GTCCTCAAACATCTGGAGAGCAACCGCACATGTTCTGTCGCCTCtcatccaatcagagcgctgcaTTGTTTCCAGTGCCCTGCctcatttcagaccaaagtcgaACTCCTTACACACCTGAGGACTCACCGCGCCCAGTTCCCAGCCCTGGGCCAGTCCAGACCCAAGACTGGGACTGGACCCGGACCCAAGAACGAGACTGGATCCAAGACTGGAACTGGACTCAAGACTGGGCTCAGAGCCAGGACAGGGGACacccagcagggggcagtaaaGGAGGCTGTACAG GAGCGTCCCTCGTTCAGCTGCTGTCTCTGTGATGAGCGCTTTAAACACCAgactctgctcttgtctcacCTGGATCAGCACGCACTCAAGGGTGAGGAGCCACGCTATGACTGCCTCCACTGTGAACAGAGCTTCACAG GCTCCACCCTTCTGCGCATACACCAGCGCACTCACGTGCCCCGTCCctttgtgtgtgatgtgtgtgggcGGAGTTATGCGTCAGAAGTTGCACTGACAGCTCACACCAAACTTCACGGCGAGAAGCGTTTCCTGTGCCACACATGTGGGCGGGGCTTTGTAAGCCGCGTCGCTCTCCGTTCTCATGTCCGCACGCACACAGGAGAACGCCCGTATACATGCACGctctgtgggcggggcttcGCCTTCAACGCCGGCCTCAAAGTTCATTTGCGACGCCACCTAGGGGACAAACCCTACACTTGCAGCGTCTGTGGCAAAGGCTTTCCCTCCGGAGGAGACCTGCAGGCGCACGCCCGCACGCACACAG GGGAGAAGCCGTATGTTTGTCGAGAGTGTGGGAAGAGGTTTGTTGTCTCAACTCAACTGAGAGCTCACCgccgcacacacacag